In Daucus carota subsp. sativus chromosome 4, DH1 v3.0, whole genome shotgun sequence, one DNA window encodes the following:
- the LOC108216593 gene encoding pentatricopeptide repeat-containing protein At4g04370, producing MKKLKQALSNPRKPQFSPQPHLTTHFCNSIINRHSSKGAHASVLHAYISLFQPNNISPDAYTYPSLLKSCTFFNLFPHGVLFHQQIIVNGFSSDAYVASSLINFYAKFGYTNYARYMFDGMSNKNVVPWTAMIGCYSRIGDVGTAFSMYKRMVWEGVRPSSVTMLALLSGVCEDVLSVECLCGCVVKLGFDCHVAVVNSMVSLFGKYGRVEDARKLFESMGGKDIVSWNSLVSGYALTGNVREVMFLINRMRFEGLEPDHQTFGALVSATVRQNNVNTGKLVHAHILSSDFQLDLPVKTLLISMYLKFGNHDYAYTIFKQTLDKDTMLWTTMISGLVQNDFADRAVVLFREMLSSGVMPSSVTVACALAACAHIGALDLGTSIHGYMVRQHMSVEVATQNSLVTMYSKCGHLERSCKVFDMMDKKDIVSWNAIVSAHAQNGDLCKGMCLLKEMRLASEIPDSITVVSLLQACASIGAYHQGKWIHSFIIRNAIESCILVDTTLVDMYSKCGNLESAKRCFDRMLKHDAVSWSTIISGYGSNGKGETALELYAEFLRTGLRPNHVIFLSILSACSHSGLVDYGIRLFHTMTKDFQLEPKVEHCACIVDLLCRARRVEDAHDFYKKMFAEPVVDVLGILLDACRSNGKAELGETIAEEILMLQPGDAGKYMQLAHNYASTARWDDVGKALIQMRSQGLKKLPGWSFFESQGTITTFFTDHSSHPQYEEIVAILMFLSKEIRKPDIMTPEKEKIDGDYRNFENTSFLMQELLHVES from the coding sequence ATGAAGAAGCTAAAACAAGCTCTTTCAAACCCCCGAAAGCCCCAATTTTCACCACAACCCCACCTCACAACACACTTTTGCAACTCCATTATCAACCGTCACTCTTCCAAAGGGGCTCATGCATCTGTTCTTCACGCATACATCTCCCTGTTTCAACCCAACAATATATCTCCAGATGCCTATACATATCCAAGCCTACTCAAATCTTGCACGTTTTTCAACCTTTTTCCACATGGGGTTTTGTTTCATCAGCAGATTATAGTTAATGGCTTCTCCTCAGATGCTTATGTTGCCTCTTCTTTGATCAATTTCTATGCTAAGTTTGGGTACACGAATTATGCACGCTATATGTTTGATGGAATGTCTAACAAAAATGTGGTTCCGTGGACGGCTATGATTGGGTGTTACTCGAGAATTGGGGATGTGGGTACTGCATTTTCGATGTATAAGAGGATGGTTTGGGAGGGAGTTAGGCCTAGTTCGGTTACTATGTTGGCATTGTTGTCGGGTGTTTGTGAGGATGTTTTAAGTGTGGAGTGTTTGTGTGGTTGTGTTGTGAAGTTGGGGTTTGATTGTCATGTGGCTGTGGTGAATTCGATGGTGAGTTTGTTTGGGAAATATGGAAGAGTTGAGGATGCAAGAAAGTTGTTTGAGTCGATGGGTGGGAAAGATATTGTTTCGTGGAATTCTTTAGTTTCAGGTTATGCCTTGACCGGGAATGTCAGGGAAGTTATGTTTCTTATTAATAGAATGAGGTTTGAAGGCTTGGAACCTGATCATCAGACTTTTGGGGCATTGGTGTCTGCTACGGTAAGGCAGAATAATGTTAATACGGGAAAGTTGGTGCATGCTCATATTTTAAGTTCTGATTTTCAGTTAGATCTACCAGTTAAAACATTGCTTATTTCTATGTACTTAAAATTTGGGAATCATGATTATGCGTATACTATATTTAAACAAACATTAGACAAGGATACTATGCTGTGGACAACTATGATCTCCGGTCTTGTACAGAATGATTTTGCAGATAGGGCAGTTGTTTTGTTTCGAGAAATGTTGAGTTCTGGAGTGATGCCATCTTCTGTTACGGTAGCTTGTGCTCTTGCAGCTTGTGCTCATATAGGTGCCCTTGATTTGGGAACCTCAATTCATGGTTACATGGTAAGGCAACATATGTCTGTTGAAGTTGCTACCCAGAACTCCCTTGTGACAATGTATTCGAAGTGTGGTCATCTGGAGCGAAGTTGTAAAGTTTTTGATATGATGGACAAAAAGGATATTGTCTCCTGGAATGCTATTGTTTCTGCGCATGCACAGAATGGAGACTTATGTAAAGGTATGTGTTTATTAAAAGAAATGAGGTTAGCCTCTGAAATCCCGGACTCAATAACTGTTGTCTCACTTCTCCAAGCTTGTGCGTCCATTGGGGCATACCATCAGGGAAAATGGATTCATAGCTTTATCATTCGAAATGCCATTGAATCATGCATCTTGGTTGATACAACTTTAGTTGATATGTACTCCAAGTGTGGTAACTTAGAAAGTGCAAAAAGGTGTTTTGACCGAATGTTAAAGCATGATGCGGTTTCCTGGAGCACCATCATTTCTGGATATGGTAGTAATGGTAAAGGAGAAACAGCATTGGAGCTGTATGCGGAGTTCCTCAGAACAGGCCTAAGACCGAACCATGTAATTTTCTTATCTATTCTCTCTGCCTGTAGTCACAGTGGGCTCGTTGATTACGGTATAAGGTTGTTCCACACAATGACAAAGGATTTCCAGCTCGAACCAAAAGTAGAGCACTGTGCTTGCATTGTTGATCTCCTCTGTAGAGCACGTAGGGTTGAAGATGCCCATGACTTTTACAAGAAAATGTTTGCAGAACCAGTAGTTGATGTCTTAGGGATTCTGCTTGATGCTTGTCGTAGCAATGGCAAGGCAGAACTTGGTGAAACTATTGCTGAAGAGATATTAATGTTGCAGCCTGGTGATGCTGGAAAGTATATGCAACTGGCACACAACTATGCCTCCACAGCTAGATGGGACGATGTTGGCAAGGCTTTGATTCAGATGAGATCTCAAGGCCTGAAAAAACTTCCGGGCTGGAGTTTTTTTGAATCTCAAGGGACCATCACAACATTTTTCACTGATCACAGTTCACATCCACAGTATGAAGAAATTGTAGcaattttaatgtttttgagCAAAGAAATTAGGAAGCCAGACATTATGACCCCCGAGAAGGAAAAAATAGATGGAGATTAcagaaattttgaaaacactAGCTTCCTCATGCAAGAACTACTGCATGTGGAGTCTTGA